A genomic window from Cucumis melo cultivar AY chromosome 8, USDA_Cmelo_AY_1.0, whole genome shotgun sequence includes:
- the LOC103490980 gene encoding mitochondrial uncoupling protein 1 has protein sequence MVADSKGKSDISFAGTFASSAFAACFAEICTIPLDTAKVRLQLQKKAVAGDVLPKYRGMLGTVATIAREEGLASLWKGIVPGLHRQCLFGGLRIGMYEPVKNFYVGSDFVGDVPLSKKILAALTTGALGITIANPTDLVKVRLQAEGKLPPGAPRRYSGALNAYSTIVRQEGVGALWTGIGPNIARNAIINAAELASYDQVKQTILKIPGFTDNVVTHLLAGLGAGFFAVCIGSPVDVVKSRMMGDSTYKSTLDCFIKTLRNDGPLAFYKGFIPNFGRLGSWNVIMFLTLEQAKKFVRNIESSS, from the exons ATGGTTGCCGATTCGAAAGGCAAATCGGACATCTCATTTGCCGGCACTTTCGCCAGCAGTGCTTTTGCTGCTTGTTTCGCTGAG ATATGCACCATTCCATTAGACACTGCCAAGGTTAGGCTTCAGCTGCAAAAGAAAGCGGTTGCTGGTGATGTCTTACCAAAATATAGGGGCATGCTGGGCACAGTTGCAACCATAGCCAGAGAAGAAGGTTTGGCGTCCTTGTGGAAAGGCATTGTTCCTGGATTGCATCGTCAATGCTTATTTGGAGGCTTAAGGATTGGGATGTATGAGCCT GTCAAAAACTTTTATGTGGGCAGCGACTTTGTTGGTGAtgttcctttatcgaagaagaTTCTTGCTGCACTGACAACTG GTGCTTTAGGGATCACAATAGCTAATCCAACTGATCTTGTGAAAGTTCGACTTCAAGCGGAAGGAAAATTACCTCCTGGTGCGCCTAGGCGTTATTCTGGGGCATTGAATGCTTATTCAACCATTGTGAGACAG GAAGGAGTTGGTGCTCTATGGACTGGCATCGGACCAAATATAGCAAGAAATGCGATTATAAATGCTGCAGAACTAGCAAGCTACGATCAAGTGAAACAG ACAATTTTGAAAATTCCAGGTTTCACGGATAATGTTGTTACTCATCTTCTTGCTGGTCTTGGAGCTGGGTTTTTTGCCGTATGCATTGGCTCCCCGGTCGACGTG GTGAAGTCAAGAATGATGGGAGATTCAACTTACAAAAGCACACTTGATTGTTTCATCAAGACTTTAAGAAACGAT GGACCTCTAGCATTTTATAAGGGCTTTATCCCAAATTTTGGTCGGCTGGGATCATGGAATGTGATCATGTTCCTAACTCTAGAACAG GCCAAGAAGTTTGTGAGAAATATAGAATCTTCATCTTGA
- the LOC103490986 gene encoding acetyl-coenzyme A carboxylase carboxyl transferase subunit alpha, chloroplastic, which produces MASISTPPASFFSSSASDLLRSSSNGVSGLPLRALGRARFNPRRKDMSVSAKLRKGKKHEYPWPDDADQNVKGGVLTHLSHFKPLKEKQKPVTLEFEKPLILLEKKIIDVRKMAHETGLDFSDQIISLENKYQQALKDLYTHLTPIQRVHIARHPNRPTFLDHVFNITEKFVELHGDRAGYDDPAIVTGIGTIDGRRYMFMGHQKGRNTKENIKRNFGMPTPHGYRKALRMMYYADHHGFPIVTFVDTPGAFADLKSEELGQGEAIAHNLRTMFGLKVPIISIVIGEGGSGGALAIACANKLLMLENAVFYVASPEACAAILWKDSKASPKAAEKLKITATELTKLEIADGIIPEPLGGAHADPLWTSQQIKLAINETMDELLMMDTEKLLKHRMLKFRKIGGFQEGIPIEPERKFKMKKKEEPIVGKISVQELESKVEKVKQQILKAKESSNAQSDVDLHEMIEHLEKEVDFEFSAAVKAMGLKDRLASLREEFLEANSSDQLIHPTLKEKIEKLRDEFNQGLSKAPNYENLKNKLDMLKDLSRSKAHSVRDAKEASLKQEINKKFAEVLSRPDIQEKYEMLRAEIENLGASKYTDLDPELQNKMDKIKKEIQGELAAALNSLGLDVEVLASKAQVLSEQSSLSLFKPKIEMLNEELSQGIESVIANRKDLKDMIELLKLEVAKAGKTPDATSKNRIGALKQQIKERLAAALDSSDLKKKHEKLREEILETAESGFDPTEGDSSVYGDARIQTNSGAEHTFA; this is translated from the exons ATGGCGTCTATTTCTACTCCCCCAGCTTCATTCTTTAGTTCTTCGGCATCTGATCTTCTTCGTAGCTCGAGTAATGGGGTTAGTGGTCTTCCTTTGAGGGCACTAGGGAGAGCGCGATTCAACCCAAGAAGGAAGGATATGTCAGTCAGTGCAAAGTTAAGGAAGGGGAAAAAGCATGAGTATCCATGGCCGGATGATGCGGATCAGAATGTTAAGGGTGGAGTTCTTACCCATCTCTCACATTTCAAGCCTCTGAAAGAGAAGCAGAAGCCTGTTACTCTTGAATTTGAAAAACCACTTATTCTTCTTGAGAAGAAAATTATTGAT GTGCGGAAAATGGCTCATGAAACTGGTCTAGACTTCAGTGATCAGATTATTTCGttagaaaataaatatcaaCAG GCTTTAAAGGACTTGTACACTCATTTGACTCCCATACAACGTGTCCATATAGCTCGGCATCCTAACCGGCCAACTTTTCTCGATCACGTGTTCAATATCACCGAGAAG TTCGTTGAACTTCATGGAGATCGGGCAGGGTATGATGATCCTGCCATTGTTACTGGTATAGGAACTATAGATGGGAGAAGGTACATGTTCATGGGTCACCAAAAGGGTAGaaacacaaaagaaaatattaagcGAAATTTTGGAATGCCTACACCACACGG TTACCGGAAGGCACTTCGCATGATGTATTATGCAGATCACCATGGTTTCCCAATTGTTACTTTCGTTGATACGCCAGGTGCTTTTGCGGATCTCAAATCTGAGGAACTGGGTCAA GGCGAAGCTATTGCTCATAATTTGAGGACTATGTTTGGCCTCAAGGTACCAATAATTTCAATTGTCATTGGAGAAGGTGGTTCTGGTGGTGCCCTGGCAATCGCTTGTGCTAATAAGTTGCTAATGCTCGAGAATGCAGTTTTCTATGTTGCCAG TCCTGAAGCCTGTGCTGCAATCTTGTGGAAGGATTCAAAAGCTTCCCCGAAG GCAGCAGAGAAGCTAAAAATTACTGCAACTGAGTTGACCAAATTAGAAATTGCTGATGGCATAATCCCA GAACCTTTGGGCGGCGCGCATGCAGATCCTTTGTGGACCTCACAACAAATAAAACTTGCAATAAATGAGACCATGGAT GAGCTTTTGATGATGGACACAGAAAAACTATTAAAGCATCGAATGCTGAAATTCCGTAAAATCGGAGGGTTTCAAGAAGGCATTCCAATTGAACCAGAgagaaaatttaaaatgaaaaagaaggaagaacCTATCGTTGGGAAGATCTCAGTTCAGGAACTAGAAAGTAAGGTGGAAAAAGTGAAACAACAAATATTGAAAGCCAAGGAATCCTCCAATGCGCAATCAGATGTGGATCTGCATGAAATGATTGAACACTTAGAGAAAGaagttgattttgaattttctgCGGCAGTAAAGGCCATGGGACTAAAGGACAGACTTGCCTCGTTGCGAGAAGAATTTTTGGAAGCCAATTCATCCGACCAACTTATCCATCCaacattgaaagaaaaaattgagaaaCTTCGAGATGAATTTAACCAGGGGTTATCTAAAGCTCCTAACTACGAGAATCTGAAGAACAAACTTGACATGTTAAAGGACTTATCTCGATCCAAGGCTCACTCAGTAAGGGATGCCAAGGAGGCTTCACTGAAGCAGgaaatcaacaaaaaatttGCGGAGGTTCTGAGTCGACCTGATATACAGGAGAAATATGAAATGCTGAGGgctgaaattgaaaatttgggGGCGTCTAAATATACAGATTTAGACCCTGAACTGCAAAATAAAATGGACAAAATAAAGAAGGAAATACAAGGGGAGTTGGCAGCTGCCCTCAACTCCTTGGGTTTAGATGTTGAGGTATTAGCATCAAAAGCACAAGTCCTTAGCGAGCAGTCTTCATTGTCGCTGTTCAAACCAAAGATAGAAATGTTAAATGAGGAACTTAGTCAGGGAATTGAAAGTGTCATTGCAAACAGAAAAGATCTAAAGGATATGATTGAATTACTGAAATTAGAGGTAGCTAAGGCTGGAAAGACGCCAGATGCAACCTCGAAAAACAGAATTGGGGCTCTCAAGCAGCAAATAAAGGAGAGGCTTGCTGCCGCATTGGATTCTTCAGACTTGAAGAAGAAACATGAAAAACTGAGGGAAGAGATATTAGAAACTGCCGAATCAGGGTTCGATCCTACGGAAGGTGATAGTTCTGTGTATGGTGATGCCAGAATTCAGACAAATTCGGGTGCTGAACATACATTTGCTTAA